A single genomic interval of Celeribacter indicus harbors:
- a CDS encoding transcriptional regulator domain-containing protein, with translation MLKIDWRAPAAYKHTRTIPAAGFAWEYLRRNDDYREDFQLLVRAKRPDATELEAFARRWGLRFPARSRRRA, from the coding sequence ATGCTGAAAATCGATTGGCGGGCGCCGGCGGCCTACAAGCACACGCGAACGATCCCTGCCGCCGGTTTCGCCTGGGAATATCTGCGTCGCAACGACGATTACCGAGAGGATTTCCAGCTTCTCGTCCGTGCGAAACGCCCGGATGCAACCGAGTTGGAAGCCTTCGCCCGACGCTGGGGTTTGCGATTTCCCGCACGATCCCGACGCCGCGCCTGA